One Gaiella occulta genomic window carries:
- a CDS encoding diacylglycerol/lipid kinase family protein, with protein MGRVLIVNPFASGVSERRLAHVQAMLPAGTETILTQARGDATEIARAWSPTADAIYVFSGDGTYNEVVNGLEADVPVGFVPGGGTSVLPRALGLPRDPVRAAEQIARGRQRRISLGRANGRRFAFNAGVGFDAELVRRVDARGRRSDGRRPGDVAFAWTVVRTLVDHGLRFDPALEVEGLGRAAFALVANCSPYTYAGPLGLRLAPGARFEGGLDVVAPVALRARALPALGLSAVRGRPARKGVLYGQDLGRVVIRCDGPMPLQADGEDLGDVTEVVLEAERDVLTVLV; from the coding sequence GTGGGCCGCGTCCTCATCGTCAACCCGTTCGCGAGCGGCGTCAGCGAGCGCCGGCTCGCGCACGTCCAGGCCATGCTGCCCGCCGGCACGGAGACGATCCTCACGCAGGCGCGCGGCGATGCCACCGAGATCGCGCGCGCGTGGAGCCCGACAGCGGACGCGATCTACGTGTTCTCGGGGGACGGAACCTACAACGAGGTCGTCAACGGCCTCGAAGCCGACGTGCCCGTCGGCTTCGTCCCGGGCGGCGGCACGAGCGTGCTCCCGCGCGCGCTCGGGCTGCCGCGCGACCCGGTGCGCGCCGCGGAGCAGATCGCGCGGGGACGGCAGCGGCGCATCTCCCTCGGCCGCGCGAACGGGCGCAGGTTCGCGTTCAACGCCGGTGTCGGCTTCGACGCCGAGCTCGTCCGCCGTGTCGACGCGCGCGGCCGGCGCTCCGACGGAAGGCGGCCGGGAGACGTCGCGTTCGCGTGGACGGTGGTGCGCACGCTCGTCGACCACGGCCTGCGCTTCGACCCGGCGCTCGAGGTCGAGGGGCTCGGGCGGGCGGCCTTCGCCCTCGTCGCCAACTGCTCGCCCTACACGTACGCCGGCCCGCTCGGGCTCCGCCTCGCCCCCGGCGCCCGCTTCGAAGGAGGCCTCGACGTCGTCGCCCCCGTGGCGCTGCGGGCCCGCGCGCTGCCGGCGCTCGGCCTCAGCGCCGTGCGCGGCCGGCCGGCGCGGAAGGGCGTGCTCTACGGACAGGACCTCGGCCGCGTCGTCATCCGCTGCGACGGGCCGATGCCGTTGCAGGCCGACGGTGAGGATCTCGGCGACGTGACGGAGGTGGTGCTCGAGGCCGAGCGCGATGTGCTCACCGTGCTCGTGTAG
- a CDS encoding proline racemase family protein translates to MSTIRVVDYHTGGEPFRIVTGGTEPLRGRTVLERRRDARERLDHVRRLLVFEPRGHADMYGCHVVPANDEGADLGVVFFHNAGYSTACGHGTIALVTWALDEGVVERREGENRVVVDVPCGRIETWAAVEGGRVRSVRFRNVPSFVWATGLEAGPFTVDVAFGGAFYASLRERVERAELPRLIELGRAIKRAIEAEHDVVHPVEPELRDVYGVIFWQEEAERPLTQRNVTVFADGEVDRSPCGSGTSARLALLDASARLPRGEELRHLSIVGSSFSGRVVGGTEVAGRPAVVTEVEGRAYRTGEAVFVLDPDDPLGEGFLLR, encoded by the coding sequence ATGAGCACGATCCGCGTCGTCGACTACCACACAGGGGGCGAGCCGTTTCGCATCGTCACCGGCGGCACCGAGCCGCTTCGCGGCAGGACGGTCCTCGAGCGCCGTCGCGACGCGCGCGAGCGGCTCGACCACGTGCGGCGGCTGCTCGTGTTCGAGCCGCGCGGGCACGCCGACATGTACGGCTGCCACGTCGTCCCCGCAAACGACGAAGGCGCCGATCTCGGCGTCGTGTTCTTCCACAACGCCGGCTACTCCACGGCGTGCGGCCACGGCACGATCGCCCTCGTCACCTGGGCCCTGGACGAGGGCGTGGTCGAGCGGCGCGAGGGCGAGAACCGCGTCGTCGTCGACGTGCCCTGCGGCAGGATCGAGACCTGGGCCGCCGTCGAGGGCGGAAGGGTGCGCTCGGTGCGGTTCCGCAACGTGCCGTCGTTCGTGTGGGCGACCGGCCTCGAGGCAGGGCCGTTCACCGTCGACGTCGCCTTCGGCGGCGCCTTCTACGCGTCGCTGCGGGAGCGTGTCGAGCGGGCCGAGCTGCCGCGGCTGATCGAGCTCGGCCGCGCGATCAAGCGGGCGATCGAGGCCGAGCACGATGTCGTCCATCCCGTCGAGCCCGAGCTGCGCGACGTCTACGGCGTGATCTTCTGGCAGGAGGAGGCGGAGCGGCCCCTCACGCAGCGCAACGTGACGGTGTTCGCCGACGGCGAGGTCGACCGCTCTCCCTGCGGGTCGGGCACCTCGGCGCGGCTGGCCCTGCTCGACGCGTCGGCGCGGCTGCCGCGAGGGGAGGAGCTCCGCCACCTGTCGATCGTGGGGTCGTCGTTCAGCGGCCGGGTCGTCGGCGGCACCGAGGTCGCGGGCAGGCCCGCCGTCGTCACCGAGGTCGAGGGCCGCGCCTACCGCACCGGCGAGGCGGTGTTCGTGCTCGATCCGGACGACCCGCTCGGCGAGGGCTTCCTGCTGCGCTGA
- a CDS encoding ABC transporter permease translates to MNNSIVVVVLASAVAYGTPLLYAALGELLAERSGVLNLGVEGMMLVGAVMGFLAVQRVGGPAGLVLPVAIGVAALAGAAAALILAFLVITLRANQIVSGLALTIFAGAAGLSSYIGNDFNLADNPARYSFGPVNLFGLQDLPVLGPVVFGQSWLVYASWLCVVAVGFYLARTRPGLNVRAVGESPAAADAMGIAVTKYRYLHTLAGGAFAGVGGACFSLALTPQWVDGLTAGAGWIAIALVIFAFWRADLCLVGAYVFGAFSALPFTLQARGVTITPQLFQALPYVMTIVVLVLVSSGIGKRRLGAPGSLGIPYVREER, encoded by the coding sequence ATGAACAACAGCATCGTCGTCGTCGTGCTGGCGTCGGCCGTCGCGTACGGCACGCCGCTGCTCTACGCGGCGCTCGGAGAGCTGCTGGCCGAGCGCTCCGGCGTCCTCAACCTCGGCGTCGAGGGGATGATGCTCGTCGGCGCGGTGATGGGCTTCCTCGCCGTGCAGCGGGTCGGCGGGCCCGCCGGCCTCGTGCTTCCCGTCGCGATCGGGGTCGCGGCGCTCGCGGGCGCGGCGGCCGCGCTGATCCTGGCCTTCCTCGTCATCACGCTGCGCGCGAACCAGATCGTCTCGGGTCTCGCGCTGACCATCTTCGCGGGCGCCGCCGGGCTCTCGTCGTACATCGGCAACGACTTCAACCTCGCCGACAACCCCGCCCGCTACTCGTTCGGGCCCGTCAACCTGTTCGGGCTCCAGGACCTGCCGGTGCTCGGCCCGGTCGTCTTCGGGCAGTCGTGGCTCGTGTACGCCTCGTGGCTCTGCGTCGTCGCCGTCGGCTTCTACCTCGCCCGTACGCGGCCGGGTCTCAACGTCCGCGCCGTCGGCGAGTCGCCGGCCGCCGCCGACGCGATGGGTATCGCGGTCACGAAGTACCGGTACCTGCACACGCTCGCCGGGGGTGCGTTCGCGGGCGTCGGGGGCGCCTGCTTCAGCCTCGCGCTGACGCCCCAGTGGGTGGACGGGCTGACCGCCGGCGCCGGCTGGATCGCGATCGCGCTCGTCATCTTCGCGTTCTGGCGCGCCGATCTCTGCCTCGTCGGCGCGTACGTGTTCGGCGCCTTCTCGGCGCTGCCGTTCACGCTGCAGGCGCGCGGCGTCACGATCACGCCGCAGCTCTTCCAGGCGCTGCCGTACGTGATGACGATCGTCGTGCTCGTGCTCGTCTCCTCCGGGATCGGCAAACGGCGGCTCGGTGCCCCGGGTAGCCTTGGCATTCCGTACGTGCGTGAGGAGCGCTAG
- a CDS encoding (2Fe-2S)-binding protein, protein MKIALTVNGECRETEAWGGESLLYVLRERLGLLGSKNACEQGECGSCSVLLDGVLVCACLVLGAQADGHVVTTVEGLADGDRLHRVQEAYVQAGAVQCGFCTPGLVVATVDLLESNPSPSDDEIREALSGNLCRCTGYAKIFDAVHRAAMS, encoded by the coding sequence ATGAAGATCGCGTTGACGGTCAACGGCGAGTGCCGGGAGACGGAGGCGTGGGGCGGCGAGAGCCTCCTCTACGTCCTGCGGGAGCGGCTCGGCCTGCTCGGCTCGAAGAACGCGTGCGAGCAGGGGGAATGCGGGTCGTGCTCGGTGCTGCTCGACGGCGTGCTCGTCTGCGCCTGCCTCGTGCTGGGCGCGCAGGCGGACGGGCATGTGGTGACGACGGTGGAGGGCCTCGCGGACGGCGACCGGCTCCACCGCGTGCAGGAGGCATACGTCCAGGCCGGTGCGGTGCAATGCGGGTTCTGCACTCCGGGGCTCGTCGTCGCCACCGTCGACCTGCTCGAGTCGAATCCCTCACCGAGCGACGACGAGATCCGTGAAGCGCTCTCGGGGAACCTCTGCCGTTGCACGGGCTACGCGAAGATCTTCGATGCGGTGCACCGGGCGGCAATGTCGTGA
- a CDS encoding dihydrolipoamide acetyltransferase family protein, which yields MAHELRLPDLGEGLDEGEVSRWLVAEGDVVAENDAVVEVQTDKATVEIPSPHAGTLLKILAREGAIVKVGTTLAVIGAEGEQLLRSVEAPPEPEPAGPIVSVVGSEPLAAARATPAVRDLARQLGIELLSLRGSGPAGRITEGDVRAAAEAASEGRRVPVRGIRRAVAEQVERTHREIPAVTFVEECDFTGVDRSRLVAGALKAAAGALRAFPELNARFEEDEIVLLDRYDIGVAVHTAAGLVVPVVRACDTRTVEEIDTEIRRLAEAARAGALHPEDVRDSTFTVTSAGKLGGLLMTPLINHPEVAILGLHRIASRPVARDGAIVVREMGNVSVTFDHRVVDGVQAAGFCLDVIARLEGQGRSRS from the coding sequence GTGGCGCACGAGCTCCGGCTACCCGATCTCGGAGAGGGCCTCGACGAGGGCGAGGTCTCACGCTGGCTCGTCGCCGAGGGCGACGTCGTCGCCGAGAACGACGCGGTGGTCGAGGTGCAGACCGACAAGGCGACGGTCGAGATCCCGTCGCCGCATGCCGGCACCCTCCTCAAGATCCTCGCGCGCGAAGGAGCGATCGTGAAGGTGGGGACGACCCTGGCGGTGATCGGCGCCGAGGGCGAGCAGCTGCTGCGGTCGGTCGAGGCGCCCCCCGAGCCGGAGCCTGCCGGCCCCATCGTCAGCGTCGTCGGCAGCGAGCCGCTCGCGGCCGCGCGCGCCACCCCCGCGGTGCGCGACCTGGCGCGGCAGCTCGGAATCGAGCTGCTCTCGCTGCGCGGCAGCGGGCCCGCCGGCCGCATCACCGAGGGGGACGTCCGCGCCGCCGCAGAGGCCGCGAGCGAGGGGCGGCGCGTGCCGGTGCGCGGGATCCGCCGGGCCGTCGCCGAGCAGGTCGAGCGGACGCACCGCGAGATCCCTGCGGTCACCTTCGTCGAGGAATGCGACTTCACGGGCGTCGACCGCAGCCGGCTCGTCGCGGGTGCGCTGAAGGCGGCAGCCGGAGCGCTGCGCGCGTTCCCCGAGCTGAACGCGCGCTTCGAGGAGGACGAGATCGTGCTGCTCGACCGCTACGACATCGGTGTCGCCGTCCACACCGCCGCGGGCCTCGTCGTCCCGGTCGTGCGCGCGTGCGACACGCGCACGGTGGAGGAGATCGACACGGAGATCCGTCGCCTCGCCGAGGCCGCCCGAGCGGGAGCGCTCCACCCCGAGGATGTCCGCGACTCGACGTTCACGGTCACGAGCGCCGGCAAGCTGGGCGGCCTGCTGATGACGCCGCTGATCAACCATCCCGAGGTGGCGATCCTCGGGCTCCACCGGATCGCGTCGCGCCCGGTCGCACGGGACGGGGCGATCGTCGTGCGCGAGATGGGCAACGTGTCCGTCACCTTCGACCACCGCGTCGTCGACGGCGTGCAGGCGGCGGGGTTCTGCCTCGACGTGATCGCGAGGCTGGAGGGGCAGGGCCGCAGCAGAAGCTGA
- a CDS encoding xanthine dehydrogenase family protein molybdopterin-binding subunit, translated as MSATATTPGVGRVGDSVPRLDGPPKVKGEFAYASDLQAAGMLWGHTLRSPHPHARIVEIDVSAALTMSGVHAVLTHDDVPGQKTYGLEFADQPVLAHDRVRYFGEAVALVAAEHPEQARRAAEAIRVVYEELPVVSDMERATEMEPLHPERPTMGHGYRDDPRPNVVRHMVIRHGDPDAQGDVSVTGVYEVGIQDQAFLGPESGLAVPDGEGGVDIYVATQWLHVDRDQVAPCLGLDPEQVRIHLAGVGGAFGGREDLSMQIHGALLALHTSRPVKIVYNREESFVGHIHRHPARMWCEHRATRDGRLVNVRMRILLDGGAYASSSTAVASNAASFAVGPYRVDNALIEATAVYTNNPPCGAMRGFGAVQTCFAAEAQMDLLAAELGIDPVDLRLLNALAPGDVLPTGQVVEGSCPVAETIRAAAAIPVPPAEELPRDPIRLPGGAGNTTRGEGVRRGVGFAVGFKNICYSEGFDDSCAARVVLRADGSAEVHCAAAEVGQGVTGVILQVARTELGTDAVTLMPHTTSTVGSAGSASASRMTWMAAGAVRDACRAALEQRERSGGGEVDVERVHRHPRTTPLDPESGQVTGERAHVAFACAAMRVVAEVDVELGLTRVVWVGTAQDVGRAINPIALEGQIEGGTAQGIGLALMEEIQTRDGRITNASFTDYLIPTALDMPPVESVLVEVPEPAAPYGAKGVGEPPTVVSTAAVAAALRAATGKPLRRVPVRPDEIVGLALS; from the coding sequence GTGAGCGCGACCGCGACCACCCCGGGCGTCGGTCGGGTCGGAGACAGCGTGCCCCGGCTCGACGGCCCGCCGAAGGTGAAAGGAGAGTTCGCCTATGCGAGCGATCTCCAGGCGGCCGGGATGCTGTGGGGCCACACTCTCCGCAGCCCGCATCCGCACGCGCGCATCGTCGAGATCGACGTCTCCGCCGCGCTCACCATGTCCGGCGTGCACGCGGTGCTGACCCACGACGACGTCCCGGGGCAGAAGACCTACGGGCTCGAGTTCGCCGACCAGCCCGTGCTCGCGCACGATCGCGTCCGCTACTTCGGCGAGGCCGTCGCCCTCGTCGCGGCCGAGCATCCGGAGCAGGCACGCCGGGCCGCCGAGGCGATCCGCGTCGTCTACGAGGAGCTGCCGGTCGTCTCCGACATGGAGCGGGCCACCGAGATGGAGCCCCTGCACCCGGAGCGGCCGACGATGGGGCACGGGTACCGCGACGACCCGCGGCCGAACGTCGTCCGCCACATGGTGATCCGGCACGGCGACCCGGACGCGCAGGGGGACGTGTCGGTCACGGGCGTGTACGAGGTCGGCATCCAGGACCAGGCCTTCCTCGGCCCCGAGAGCGGGCTCGCGGTGCCGGACGGCGAGGGCGGCGTCGACATCTACGTCGCCACCCAGTGGCTGCACGTCGACCGCGACCAGGTGGCGCCGTGCCTCGGGCTCGACCCCGAGCAGGTGCGGATCCACCTCGCCGGCGTCGGCGGTGCCTTCGGCGGCCGCGAGGACCTGTCGATGCAGATCCACGGCGCGCTGCTCGCGCTGCACACGAGCCGGCCGGTGAAGATCGTCTACAACCGCGAGGAGTCGTTCGTCGGGCACATCCACCGGCACCCGGCGCGCATGTGGTGCGAGCACCGGGCGACGCGCGACGGGCGCCTCGTCAACGTCCGCATGCGGATCCTGCTCGACGGCGGCGCCTACGCCTCGAGCTCGACGGCCGTCGCCTCGAACGCCGCCTCGTTCGCCGTCGGCCCGTACCGCGTCGACAACGCGCTCATCGAGGCGACCGCCGTGTACACGAACAACCCGCCGTGCGGTGCCATGCGCGGCTTCGGGGCGGTGCAGACCTGCTTTGCCGCCGAGGCCCAGATGGACCTGCTGGCGGCCGAGCTCGGCATCGACCCGGTCGATCTCCGCCTCCTCAACGCCCTCGCGCCCGGCGACGTGCTGCCGACAGGGCAGGTGGTCGAGGGCTCGTGCCCCGTCGCCGAGACGATCCGGGCGGCGGCCGCGATCCCCGTGCCCCCCGCGGAGGAGCTTCCGCGCGACCCGATCCGCCTCCCCGGCGGCGCCGGCAACACGACCCGCGGCGAGGGCGTCCGCCGCGGCGTCGGCTTCGCCGTGGGGTTCAAGAACATCTGCTACTCGGAGGGGTTCGACGACTCGTGCGCCGCCCGCGTGGTGTTGCGGGCCGACGGCAGCGCCGAGGTCCACTGCGCGGCGGCGGAGGTGGGGCAGGGCGTGACCGGCGTCATCCTGCAGGTGGCGCGCACCGAGCTCGGAACGGACGCGGTCACGCTGATGCCCCACACGACGTCGACGGTCGGCTCCGCCGGCTCCGCGTCGGCCTCGCGCATGACATGGATGGCGGCCGGCGCCGTGCGCGACGCGTGCCGGGCCGCGCTCGAGCAGCGCGAGCGCTCGGGCGGCGGCGAGGTCGACGTCGAGCGCGTGCACCGGCACCCCCGCACGACGCCGCTCGACCCGGAGAGCGGCCAGGTGACAGGCGAGCGTGCGCACGTCGCGTTCGCCTGTGCGGCGATGCGCGTCGTCGCGGAGGTGGACGTCGAGCTCGGCCTCACGCGCGTCGTCTGGGTCGGCACGGCCCAGGACGTCGGCCGCGCGATCAACCCGATCGCGCTCGAGGGCCAGATCGAGGGGGGCACCGCCCAGGGCATCGGGCTGGCGTTGATGGAGGAGATCCAGACGCGGGACGGCAGGATCACGAACGCGAGCTTCACCGACTACCTCATCCCGACGGCGCTCGACATGCCGCCGGTCGAGTCCGTGCTGGTCGAGGTGCCCGAGCCCGCCGCGCCCTACGGCGCCAAGGGCGTCGGCGAGCCGCCCACCGTCGTCTCCACCGCGGCGGTGGCGGCGGCGCTGCGCGCTGCGACCGGCAAGCCGCTCCGCCGCGTGCCGGTCCGGCCCGACGAGATCGTGGGGCTCGCGCTCTCGTAG
- a CDS encoding TA system VapC family ribonuclease toxin: MSAAIDVNPLLYASDTSSPFHGAALAFVERIAAGRELVYLFWPTAMAYLRIATHPSIFASPLSSREAVANLTALLGLPHVRSPGEDADFWAGFRVVADEASPRGNLFPDAHIVALMRANGVESIWTRDRDYFKFAGIKVLDPFAPAPAQR, from the coding sequence GTGAGCGCCGCAATCGACGTCAATCCGCTGCTGTATGCGTCGGACACGTCGAGCCCGTTTCACGGCGCGGCGCTCGCCTTCGTCGAGCGCATCGCAGCAGGGCGGGAGCTCGTCTACCTCTTCTGGCCCACGGCGATGGCGTATCTGCGCATCGCGACGCATCCGTCGATCTTTGCCAGCCCGCTGTCATCCCGTGAGGCCGTGGCGAATCTCACCGCCCTGCTCGGACTGCCTCATGTGCGAAGCCCCGGCGAGGATGCGGACTTCTGGGCGGGCTTCCGGGTCGTCGCGGACGAGGCCTCCCCGCGCGGCAACCTCTTCCCGGATGCGCACATCGTCGCCCTGATGCGCGCGAACGGCGTCGAGAGCATCTGGACACGCGATCGCGACTACTTCAAGTTCGCCGGGATCAAGGTGCTCGACCCGTTCGCGCCCGCTCCGGCGCAGCGGTAG
- a CDS encoding DMT family transporter yields MGSTGVAASFAFAAGLGGAVQIAVQGRLGDRIGSVEALACAVVVGAATALVVVLVARRSLDGLRAGFAGPKWLLLGGLMSALIVLSITVAGPRIGIVATTALLIVGQFSLATAIDRFGWFGVQQVPLAWPRLLGLALLAAGAALTLKR; encoded by the coding sequence ATGGGCTCGACCGGAGTTGCAGCCTCGTTCGCGTTCGCCGCCGGGCTGGGCGGGGCGGTTCAGATCGCCGTGCAGGGACGGCTCGGCGACCGCATCGGCAGCGTCGAAGCGCTCGCCTGCGCCGTCGTCGTGGGCGCCGCGACCGCGCTCGTCGTCGTGCTCGTCGCGCGCCGCAGCCTCGACGGCCTCCGGGCGGGTTTCGCAGGGCCGAAGTGGTTGCTGCTCGGCGGCCTCATGAGCGCCCTGATCGTGCTCTCGATCACCGTCGCCGGACCGCGGATCGGCATCGTCGCCACGACGGCACTCCTGATCGTGGGCCAGTTCTCGCTCGCAACGGCGATCGACCGCTTCGGCTGGTTCGGCGTCCAGCAGGTGCCGCTCGCCTGGCCGCGCCTGCTCGGCCTCGCTCTGCTCGCCGCGGGTGCCGCGCTGACGCTGAAGCGGTGA
- a CDS encoding EamA family transporter, translated as MSARAWLALWAVYVIWGSTYLGIELAGETIPPVFAAGVRFLLAGALMGGWVAVRRGRAPFRVGRSELASAMLVGVLLLGANAMLFVAERRVPIGLASLLIASVPLWIVLLRTVSGDRPRRVALVGVVTGFAGIALLVRPGGGASSGGILLVLGSASIWATGSFLSSRLPLPPDAFVATAIEMLAGGAMLLPLGLVLAGDESLGPASWSGRSLAGLAYLVLIGSLVGYTAYVWLLAHIPIGTVATYAYVNPVVAILLGVIVLDEGVTWQIAAGATVVLASVALVIRNEAAQVVEPFAE; from the coding sequence GTGAGCGCGCGCGCGTGGCTCGCGCTCTGGGCCGTCTACGTGATCTGGGGCTCGACCTATCTCGGCATCGAGCTCGCCGGAGAGACGATCCCGCCCGTGTTCGCCGCGGGCGTGCGCTTCCTCCTCGCCGGCGCGCTGATGGGCGGGTGGGTCGCGGTACGGCGCGGACGGGCGCCCTTCCGGGTCGGCCGCAGCGAGCTCGCGTCGGCGATGCTCGTGGGCGTGCTCCTGCTCGGTGCGAACGCGATGCTGTTCGTCGCCGAACGGCGCGTCCCGATCGGACTGGCCTCGCTGCTGATCGCATCGGTGCCGCTCTGGATCGTGCTGCTCCGCACCGTCAGCGGCGACCGGCCGAGGCGCGTCGCACTTGTCGGGGTCGTCACGGGTTTCGCGGGTATCGCGCTGCTCGTCCGGCCGGGAGGAGGGGCGAGCTCCGGCGGGATCCTGCTCGTCCTCGGCTCGGCCTCGATCTGGGCCACCGGATCGTTCCTCTCCTCCCGCTTGCCGTTGCCACCCGACGCGTTCGTCGCGACGGCGATCGAGATGCTCGCCGGAGGAGCGATGCTGCTCCCGCTCGGCCTCGTCCTCGCGGGCGACGAGTCGCTCGGCCCCGCGTCGTGGTCAGGAAGGTCGCTCGCAGGCCTCGCCTACCTCGTCCTGATCGGCTCCCTCGTCGGCTATACGGCCTATGTCTGGCTGCTCGCGCACATCCCGATCGGGACGGTCGCGACCTACGCCTACGTGAACCCGGTGGTGGCGATCCTGCTCGGCGTGATCGTCCTCGACGAGGGGGTCACGTGGCAGATCGCCGCCGGCGCCACGGTCGTGCTCGCGTCGGTTGCGCTCGTGATCCGCAACGAGGCGGCCCAGGTCGTCGAGCCGTTCGCGGAATGA
- a CDS encoding FAD binding domain-containing protein — MDVVTPRTLDEALCLKAELPQARFLQGGTDVLVELNFDRSRPPALVNLNEVAELRGWSRENGALLLGAGLTYAEAMRGALADEMPALAEASRTVGSPQIRNRGTIGGNLGTASPAGDALPPLLAEGAVVLVASVRGERRIPLDAFLVGVKRNVLEPDEIIVSVRVEPSRAPQTFMKVGPRNAMVISVCSLALHADLARGELRAAFGSAAPTVRLVSAPLDARESFPDLVAGAASPIDDVRGTAAYRRHALRVLAGRALERCLA, encoded by the coding sequence ATGGACGTCGTCACCCCCCGCACCCTCGACGAAGCCCTGTGCCTCAAGGCGGAGCTGCCGCAGGCGCGCTTCCTGCAGGGGGGCACGGACGTGCTCGTCGAGCTCAACTTCGACCGCTCGCGCCCTCCGGCGCTCGTCAACCTCAACGAGGTGGCGGAGCTGCGAGGCTGGTCGCGCGAGAACGGCGCCCTCCTGCTCGGCGCCGGCCTCACCTACGCCGAGGCGATGCGCGGTGCGCTCGCGGACGAGATGCCGGCGCTCGCGGAAGCGTCGCGGACCGTCGGATCGCCGCAGATCCGCAACCGCGGAACGATCGGCGGCAACCTCGGCACGGCCTCCCCGGCCGGCGACGCGCTGCCGCCGCTGCTCGCGGAGGGGGCGGTCGTCCTCGTCGCAAGCGTCCGCGGCGAGCGCCGCATACCGCTCGATGCGTTCCTCGTCGGGGTGAAGCGCAACGTGCTCGAGCCCGACGAGATCATCGTGTCCGTCCGCGTCGAGCCGAGCCGCGCGCCGCAGACGTTCATGAAGGTGGGGCCTCGCAACGCGATGGTGATCTCGGTGTGCTCGCTCGCGCTGCACGCCGACCTCGCGCGCGGCGAGCTGCGCGCCGCGTTCGGATCGGCGGCGCCGACCGTACGCCTCGTGTCCGCCCCGCTCGACGCCAGGGAAAGCTTTCCCGACCTCGTCGCCGGGGCGGCCAGCCCGATCGACGACGTCCGCGGGACGGCGGCGTACCGGCGTCACGCGCTTCGCGTGCTCGCGGGCCGCGCGCTCGAGAGGTGCCTGGCATGA
- a CDS encoding enoyl-CoA hydratase-related protein: protein MSEVLTARQGAVLTITLNRPDVFNAFDRALHAALRSALEDAADPAVRAVVITGAGRGFCAGQDLRELSSMSGSLRDELEQTYHPNIRRIRSLEKPVIAAVNGPVAGAGLSLACACDVRIASDAASFVPGFAGIGLVPDSGGSWFIHRLLGFARAFEWMSSNRRLTAGEALAWGLVSEVVPAGVFGERLGEIAAGWASLPTRAVGMTKRLLEHAHAAGLEEQLALEAELQQSAVETADFAEGVAAFLEKRAARFSGA from the coding sequence ATGAGCGAGGTGCTGACCGCCCGCCAGGGCGCGGTTCTGACGATCACCCTCAATCGACCGGACGTCTTCAACGCGTTCGACCGTGCGCTCCACGCCGCGCTCCGCTCGGCGCTCGAGGACGCCGCCGACCCCGCCGTCCGCGCCGTCGTCATCACCGGGGCGGGCCGCGGCTTCTGCGCCGGGCAGGATCTGCGCGAGCTCTCCTCCATGTCCGGCTCGCTGCGCGACGAGCTCGAGCAGACCTACCACCCCAACATCCGCCGCATCCGCTCGCTCGAGAAGCCGGTGATCGCCGCCGTCAACGGCCCGGTCGCGGGGGCGGGGCTCTCGCTCGCCTGCGCGTGCGACGTGCGCATCGCGTCGGATGCGGCGAGCTTCGTGCCCGGCTTCGCCGGCATCGGGCTCGTGCCCGACTCCGGCGGAAGCTGGTTCATCCACCGCCTGCTCGGGTTCGCGCGCGCCTTCGAGTGGATGAGCTCGAACCGGCGCTTGACGGCCGGCGAGGCGCTCGCATGGGGGCTCGTGTCGGAGGTCGTGCCGGCCGGCGTGTTCGGCGAGCGCCTCGGCGAGATCGCCGCGGGCTGGGCGTCGCTGCCGACGCGCGCGGTCGGGATGACGAAGCGGCTGCTCGAGCATGCGCACGCCGCGGGGCTCGAGGAGCAGCTCGCGCTCGAGGCGGAGCTGCAGCAGTCGGCCGTCGAGACCGCCGACTTCGCCGAAGGAGTGGCGGCCTTTCTGGAGAAGCGCGCGGCGAGATTCTCCGGCGCATGA